The following proteins are encoded in a genomic region of Jaculus jaculus isolate mJacJac1 chromosome 13, mJacJac1.mat.Y.cur, whole genome shotgun sequence:
- the Spry4 gene encoding protein sprouty homolog 4, whose product MEPPIPQNAPLTTSSIMVQPLLDSRGPHSRLQHPLTILPIDQMKTSHAENDYIDNPGLAPPSGPKRTRGGAPELTPTPARCDQDITHHWISFSGRPSSVSSSSSTSSDQRLLDHMAPPPLAEQASPRAVRLQPKVVHCKPLDLKGPAAPPELDKHFLLCEACGKCKCKECASPRTLPSCWVCNQECLCSAQTLVNYGTCMCLVQGIFYHCTNEDDEGSCADHPCSCSHSNCCARWSFMGALSVVLPCLLCYLPATGCVKLAQRGYDRLRRPGCRCKHTNSVICKAAGGDAKASRSDKSF is encoded by the coding sequence ATGGAGCCCCCCATCCCACAGAACGCCCCTTTGACTACCAGCTCCATCATGGTGCAGCCCCTCCTTGACAGCCGGGGGCCCCATAGCCGCCTCCAGCACCCACTCACCATCCTACCCATTGACCAGATGAAGACTAGCCACGCGGAGAATGACTACATAGATAACCCTGGCCTGGCTCCCCCTTCAGGTCCCAAAAGGACCAGGGGTGGGGCACCGGAGCTGACTCCGACACCTGCCCGCTGTGACCAGGACATCACCCACCACTGGATCTCCTTCAGCGGGCGGCCCAGCTctgtgagcagcagcagcagcacctctTCTGACCAGCGGCTCCTAGACCATATGGCTCCACCACCCTTGGCCGAGCAGGCCTCACCTAGGGCTGTGCGCCTCCAGCCCAAGGTGGTTCACTGTAAGCCCCTGGACCTCAAGGGCCCAGCTGCCCCACCAGAGCTAGATAAGCACTTCTTGCTGTGCGAGGCCTGTGGGAAGTGTAAATGCAAGGAATGCGCATCCCCTCGGACGCTGCCATCCTGCTGGGTGTGCAACCAGGAGTGCCTGTGCTCCGCTCAGACCCTGGTCAACTACGGCACGTGCATGTGCCTGGTGCAGGGCATCTTCTACCACTGCACCAATGAGGACGATGAGGGCTCCTGCGCAGACCACCCCTGCTCCTGCTCCCATTCCAACTGCTGCGCCCGCTGGTCCTTCATGGGCGCCCTCTCCGTGGTGCTGCCCTGCCTGCTGTGCTACCTGCCCGCCACCGGCTGTGTCAAGCTGGCCCAGCGCGGCTATGACCGCCTGCGTCGCCCTGGTTGCCGCTGCAAGCACACAAACAGTGTCATCTGCAAGGCGGCTGGTGGGGACGCCAAGGCCAGCAGGTCCGACAAGTCTTTCTGA